In the Gossypium arboreum isolate Shixiya-1 chromosome 10, ASM2569848v2, whole genome shotgun sequence genome, one interval contains:
- the LOC108489630 gene encoding calcium-dependent protein kinase 21-like — MGCFSSKHKLPDPPSMPTTQPKQVQTQEVSMPQTRRPQQQVQTQKVSVPEVQVPQTRQPQAVSVPLKPSPASTRPIQTMEDTVLGKPLEDIKQYYKLGKELGRGQFGITYLCTENSTGNTYACKSILKRKLRSKQDREDIKKEVQIMQHLSGQPCIVEFRGAYEDRQSVHLVMELCAGGELFDRIIAQGHYSERAAAGIFNSVVNVVHICHFMGVIHRDLKPENFLLSSKDAGAMLKATDFGLSVFIEEGKRYRDIVGSAYYVAPEILRRSYGKEVDIWSAGIILYILLSGVPPFWAETEKGIFDAISEGKLDFESLPWPSISESAKDLVRKMLTKDPKKRFTSAQVLEHPWMREDGEASDKPIGSAVLSRLKQFRAMNKLKKLALKVIAENLSEEEIKGLKVMFTNMDTDKSGTITYEELKTGLARLGSKLSEAEVKQLMEAADVDGNGTIDYIEFISATMNRYRLDRDELLYKAFQYFDKDNSGYITKDELETAMKEYGMVDEASIRAVISEVDTDNDGRINYEEFCTMMRSGTQQTEKAFLDTINSSIT; from the exons ATGGGTTGTTTTAGCAGCAAGCATAAATTGCCGGATCCTCCTTCAATGCCAACAACACAACCAAAACAAGTTCAAACCCAGGAAGTATCAATGCCTCAAACAAGACGGCCCCAACAACAAGTTCAAACCCAGAAAGTATCAGTGCCTGAAGTTCAAGTTCCACAAACAAGGCAACCCCAAGCAGTGTCTGTCCCTTTGAAGCCTTCACCAGCAAGCACAAGGCCAATTCAAACAATGGAAGATACAGTATTAGGGAAGCCATTGGAAGACATTAAGCAATACTACAAGCTTGGGAAAGAACTTGGTAGAGGTCAGTTTGGGATAACTTATTTGTGTACTGAAAATTCAACTGGTAACACTTATGCTTGTAAATCAATATTGAAGAGGAAGTTGAGGAGTAAACAAGATAGGGAAGATATAAAAAAGGAAGTTCAAATCATGCAGCATTTGTCTGGTCAACCATGTATTGTGGAATTTAGGGGTGCTTATGAGGATAGGCAATCTGTTCATCTTGTAATGGAGCTTTGTGCTGGGGGTGAGCTTTTTGATAGGATTATTGCTCAAGGACATTACTCTGAGAGAGCTGCAGCAGGTATTTTTAACTCGGTGGTGAATGTGGTTCATATTTGTCATTTCATGGGAGTGATCCACCGTGATCTTAAGCCTGAGAATTTCTTGCTGTCTAGTAAGGATGCTGGAGCTATGTTGAAAGCCACTGATTTTGGCTTGTCTGTCTTTATTGAAGAAG GGAAGAGATATCGTGATATAGTAGGTAGTGCATACTATGTTGCTCCTGAAATTCTACGACGTAGTTATGGAAAGGAAGTTGACATATGGAGTGCAGGCATTATTTTGTATATTCTACTTAGTGGTGTCCCTCCATTTTGGGCTG AAACTGAGAAAGGAATATTTGATGCCATTAGTGAAGGAAAACTAGATTTTGAAAGTCTGCCATGGCCTTCAATTTCTGAAAGTGCCAAAGATCTAGTGAGAAAGATGCTAACAAAGGACCCGAAAAAGCGGTTCACTTCTGCACAAGTTCTTG AGCATCCTTGGATGAGAGAAGATGGTGAAGCATCAGACAAGCCAATAGGTAGCGCGGTTCTCTCCAGATTGAAGCAGTTTAGGGCAATGAATAAGCTGAAGAAGCTTGCGTTGAAG GTTATCGCAGAAAATCTATCTGAAGAAGAGATTAAAGGTCTTAAAGTAATGTTCACAAACATGGACACAGACAAGAGTGGCACAATCACCTATGAAGAACTGAAGACAGGTTTGGCTCGTCTTGGATCAAAGCTCTCCGAAGCTGAAGTAAAGCAGTTAATGGAAGCT GCTGACGTAGATGGAAATGGAACTATAGACTATATTGAATTCATCTCAGCTACAATGAATAGATACAGACTTGATAGAGATGAGCTCCTATACAAAGCATTCCAGTATTTTGATAAAGATAACAGTGG GTACATTACAAAGGATGAACTAGAGACTGCTATGAAGGAGTATGGAATGGTGGATGAAGCCAGCATCAGGGCTGTAATCTCTGAAGTGGATACCGATAAT GACGGGAGAATTAACTACGAGGAGTTTTGCACAATGATGAGAAGTGGAACACAACAAACTGAAAAAGCTTTTTTAGATACTATTAACAGTTCCATTACCTAG